In the Streptomyces coeruleoprunus genome, TGATGCTGGACATGAAGCGCACCTTCGACGAGATCGTCGAGGCGCACGCGGACCCGGAGCGGGCCCGCGCGATCCTGGCGAACCCCTTCTACCAGTCCCTGTCGGCCGGCTTCGCGGGCACGCAGGAGTACATGGCGATGGAGAAGCTGGGCCAGCTGCGGGCGCGCGACGAGTGGGACCTGATCGTGGTGGACACCCCGCCGTCCCGCTCGGCGCTGGACTTCCTGGACGCTCCGAAGCGGCTGGGGTCGTTCCTGGACGGCAAGCTCATCAAGGTGCTGATGGCGCCCGCGAAGGTGGGCGGCCGGGCCGGGATGAAGTTCCTCAATGTCGGTATGTCGATGATGACCGGCACGCTGGGCAAGCTGCTCGGCGGTCAGCTGCTGCGCGACGTGCAGACGTTCGTGGCGGCGATGGACACGATGTTCGGCGGTTTCCGTACGCGTGCCGACGCCACGTACCGGCTGCTCCAGGCGCCGGGAACGGCGTTCCTGGTGGTGGCCGCGCCGGAGCGGGACGCGCTGCGGGAGGCGGCGTACTTCGTGGAGCGGCTGGCGGCGGAGCGGATGCCGCTGGCGGGGCTCGTCCTCAACCGGGTCCACGGCAGCGGCGCCGCCCGGCTCTCCGCCGAGCGGGCGCTTGCCGCGGCGGAAAATCTTGACGAGGTCCGCATTGTGGATCAGGGGGGCGGGCAGACTCGTGTGGGTGGCCCGGCGGCCACCTCTCCCGAGGCCCCCGCACCCGAATCGACAACTCAAGCCGGCTCCGCCGACGGCGCTTCTCCCGCCGTGGCGGAGTTGACGGCGGGTCTGCTGCGCCTCCATGCGGAACGGATGCAGGTGCTCGCGCGTGAACAGCGAACGCGCGACCGTTTCACCGCGCTCCATCCCGATGTGGCGGTGGCCGAAGTGGCCGCGTTGCCCGGCGACGTACACGACCTCGCCGGTCTTCGGGCCATCGGTGATCGGCTCGCGACCGGCGGAGGGTCCGCAACGGCCGGAGCGGTGTAGGCACGCGGGCTCGCCTGCGCGTCAGGTCCGACGCGTACGGGTCCGCTCGTGCGCCCGGTGAGGCGTAGGACGCGTGTGAGGCGTCCGAGGCGTGGGGTACGGAGCCGCCCGGCTCAGCCCACCGCCGCGTACGTCTCGTACGTCTCGTCGTCGTTCAGTGCGACGGGCAGGATGCCCGCGCTCCGCTCGTACTCCGTACGCGCGGTCTCCAGCAGTCGGCGCCACGACGTGACGGTCGGGCGCCGGCGCAGCAGCGCACGCCGCTCGCGCTCCGTCATACCGCCCCACACGCCGAACTCGACGCGATTGTCCAGCGCGTCGGCCAGGCACTCGGTCCGCACCGGGCATCCGGTGCACACCGCCTTGGCCCTGTTCTGCGCCGCTCCTTGTACGAACAGTTCATCCGGATCGGTAGTGCGGCAGGCCGCCTGCGCACTCCAGTCAGCTACCCAGCCCATGCCGGCGCCGTCCTCTCCCGAATCGAGGCTCCCCCACGGCGGCAGCGGCATATTCACCGCTGCCAGTTGAGGACGTTACGGAAGGCGGGCACACCGCAACACCCCCTTCGGGCCCAATCTTGAATGGCCCGAACGGACTATGCGTAGGCGGCAGATCACCCAGGGGAGTGACCGATAGACATACAAGATGAACTGCACGAACTAGGGCATTTCACTTGTGTCACACGGGGCACATCACGACACAGTCCATGAAAACGGACACGCCCCACGGGTCGGCCGGGGCATGGCCATGAAGCGGCGCAGGGGAAACGCGGGCACAGCGAGGAGAAAAGGGAGGGGGGTGGGGGTGGCTGATTCCCGCCGCAGCAGGAAACTGCTGTGACAGTTGTGACCAGCTTAGGCCAAGGCATATACGTGTGTCCGGCGAATGAGAACGTAGACACCTCACGTTGCTATGCCGTCAAGTTCAGGGATGAGTCCTCCGTTCACGGCGCGGAGGAAGAGCCGCTGGTGCCACTCGTTGGCGTCCCGCCCCGGGTCGGTGGCCAGGACGGGGTTCGGGCCCGTCTCGATGAGGTGCAGGAGCGTCCAGGCGACGCCGTAGCAGACGTCCGGGCCGAAGCAGGCGACCAGCGCCTTCGCTTCATCTCCGGTGACCGGCTTCGGAATCGCTTCGAGCTGCTCCACGCGCCTTTCGATCTCTTCTTCGCTCGCGTCCCAGTCGGGGAGCGGGCCGTCGGCGACGAACGTCTGCACTTCGGGTCTCATGGGCGAATGATCGGCTGCTGTCGGCCTCCTGGGCCACCGCCTCACCAGGGGATCCGCCGTCCCTCCTCGGTCAGCGTCAGAGTCAGGCAGCCGATCCACTCGCCGCTGTCGGGGTACTCCCAGTTCTCGTCATCAGCCAGAAGCGCGGGCAGGTCTCCCCTCGCGATCGGTGCGCCGGGCTGGAAGCCGGGGCTTCCATCAGGGGCAGTCCAGGGAATGACACGGCAGACCTCGATCCATCCCCTGTCGGCGAGAGACAGGAGGAAGGGCACCAGCTTCGCGCAGGGTCCGGATGCCAATGGTTCTTCCAGGTCGCCACGGACGCCGGGCAGGATGTCGATCTCCATCGCGTTGAGCATGAACGCCCTCTCGACCGCGGGCAGGGTGTCAGGTGGGTTCACCTCGAGATGGTCGCATCCACCACTGTGACCGCAGCCTTCCCAAGTCGCTGAGGCGACAACTACGGCATCAGGACCTCCAGGTCCGCCCTCATAGGTCAACGTGGCAGGTCACGCAGCCGCTGCCTCCGACGCCGAGGGCGACGCGAGGAACGCGGACTGCTCGTGGAAGAGCTCGCGCTTCTGGAGGCAGTGGTAGAGCTGGCCGATCGTGCGGTTGAAGAGGTTGCGCTGGGCGGCGGCGTGCCAGTCGCCTTGTTCGCGGCGGCGCCGGTAGTGGGCGTTGGCGCCGGTGGATGCCCGGAGTGAAGCGAAGGCCCAGAGGTAGCCGGCGTGGTTGAGCCGGTCGTTCTTCACCCAGCGTCTTGTGATGGCGGACTTCTTGCCAGAGGCGCGGGTGATGGGTGAGGAGCCGGCGTAGGCCTTCAGACCGCGGGCGTCGGCGAAGCGGGTGCGGTCGTCGCCGATCTCGGCCAGGACTCGGGCGGCGAGCTGGATGCCGAGGCCGGGAAAGCTCAGCAGAATCTCGGCGTCCGGATGCTGCGGGAAGGCCTCCTCGACCGCTTCGGCGAGCTGGTCTGCGGCGGTGCAGGCGGCGTCCAGCTGGATGAAGAGGGCGAGCATCTGCTTGCCGAGCGCGTCCTCGACCAGCGGCGGCTGATGGGCCCACTCGGCCCGGAAGACTTCGCGGAGACGGTCAGCCTCGGCGTCGATGCCGCGCTGGCGGCCGGCACGCTTGAGCGCGGCCTGGATCTGGGTGCGGGTCAGACGTGCGGCCCGTGTGGGGGTGGGGGCGGTCTTGAGGAGCTCGCGGGCCTCGGGACGACACAGGCCGTTGGTCCAGGCGGCGAAGGCGGCCAGGGCTGCGGGGTAATACTCGCGTAACAGGGAACGGAGCTGGTTGGCGAGCTGCTGCCGGTTCCACAGAGAGTCCTGCTGGGCCCGGGCCAGAACGGCGATCGCGCGGCCGAGGTCGGAGTCATCGGGCAGGGGCCGGTGGGCGTGCATGTCGGTGCGGAGGATGTTGGCGAGGACCAGGGCGTCGCCGGGGTCGGACTTCTTGCGCGAGACGCTGTGCCGGTCGCGGTAGCGGGCGGCGGCCATCGGGTTGATCGCGAACACCTTGCGCGTGCCGGTCCGCAGCACCGCGACGAGCAGACCGCGGGAGGTCTCGATCGCGACCGGCATCGGGCTCTCCTCGCTGTCGCCGTACTCGGCGAGCAGTTCCAGCAGGATCTTGTAGCCGGCCGCATCGTCGGTGATGTGCCGCTTTGCGAGCAGCTGGCCGGTGTCGTCGACCAGGGCGACGTCGTGGGTTCGTTCCGCCCGGTCGATTCCACAATAGATCAAGGTTCCCCTCCCCAGATTTCGGCGTTTGCGCTGGTCACGAGCGCATGCGGGCCACGCAGCGACCTAATCCCAGGCCTCGACCGCATCGTGGTCGGGCCGCCACCTCACTAGCCGTTCGTGGCACCAGCGCACCCCACGGGCCTCGGTCTATGCGGGAGCTCAGACGGCTCGGGCGTATCGAGAGGTCACCGTGCGATGGGCTCGCACCACCAACCCCAACGCGTGATCAAGTCGACAGGTGTTGACACACGACGGCCCTGGACGCCGCCGATCTCTTAATAGGCATCGATGCCTGGTGAGTAGTAGGCATGCGTCCAGCGCCGACGGGCACCAACACCGCTCGTGGTGGCGGCCACGGAGACGCCGAACGGCACCGCTCTAAGCAGAGGCGTCGAACCGCCGGGCAACGTGTAGGCATCCGCCCGGCGCCCACGTGACCGCCACCACCGCACCAGACCGTGCACCGATCTACGTTGAGGCCTCGACGGCCCGGCTGCTTCCAGATGTCACGGTCTGGTACTCGAACATCCCGAGGGAGCCATGCTCCGTCGGAACGTCGCTGACTACGGATTAGGCTGCTTCCATGCCAAAGAAGCGCTCGGGCGGTGGTCTGACCCGGACCCAGCAGGCCGCCAAGTTCCTCGGTGTCAGCGTGCTCTCCGGAGTCGTGCTCGCGGGCATCGCGCTGCCCGCCGCGGGCGCGCTGGGCCTCGCGGCGAAGGGGACGGTCCAGGGGTTCGACGAGATCCCCGCCAACCTGAAGCGGCCGCCGCTGAGCCAGCGCACCACGATCCTGGACGCGCAGGGCGGCCAGATCGCCACCGTCTACTCCCGCGACCGCAAGGTGGTCCCGCTGGGGGACATCTCCCCGTACATGCAGAAGGCGATCGTCGCGATCGAGGACTCGCGCTTCTACGAGCACGGGGCCATCGACCTCAAGGGCGTGCTGCGCGCGCTCAACCGCAACGCCCAGTCGGGCGGCGTCGCGCAGGGCGCGTCGACGCTGACCCAGCAGTACGTGAAGAACGTCTTCGTCGAAGAGGCCGGCGACGACCCCGACAAGGTCGCGCAGGCCACGCAGCAGACTCTGGGCCGCAAGATCCAGGAGCTGAAGTACGCGATCCAGGTGGAGGAGGAGCTCGGGAAGAAGAAGATCCTCGAGAACTACCTCAACATCACCTTCTTCGGGCAGCAGGCGTACGGCATCGAGTCCGCATCGCAGCGCTACTTCTCCAAGCGGGCCAAGGACCTCACGCTGGAGGAGGCGGCGATGCTGGCCGGCCTCGTGCAGTCGCCGAGCCGCTACGACCCGGTCAACGACGCGCAGGAAGCCACCAAGCGCCGCAACATCGTGCTGCAGCGCATGGTCGCCGTCGGCGACATCAGCCAGGCCGAGGCCGACCGCGCCAAGGCCGTGCCGATCAAGCTGAAGGTCACCAAGCCGAAGAACGGCTGCATCACCGCGCGCGACGGCGCCGGCTTCTTCTGCGACTACGTCCGCGAGGTGTTCCTCTCCGACCCCGTCTTCGGCAAGACCCGCGAGGACCGCGCCAAGATCTGGAACCGGGGCGGCCTCACCATCCGGACGACGCTCGACCCGCAGGCCCAGAAGGCCGCCCAGGAGTCGATCAAGAGCCACGTCTACCAGGACGACAAGGTCGCCACGGCCGTGACGATGGTCCAGCCCGGCACCGGCAAGATCCTCGCGATGGGCCAGTCCAAGCCGTACGGCTTCGGCAAGAACGAGACGCAGATCAACTACTCGGTCAACCAGGGGATGGGCGGCTCGAACTTCGGCTTCCCGACCGGTTCGACCTTCAAGCCGTTCGTGGCGGCCGCCGCCCTGGAGCAGGGCAAGCCGCCGACGCAGGTCTACCCCTCGCCGTACAAGATGCCGTACCCGGCGTCCGTCCAGTCGTGCAGCGGCAAGCCCTGGCTGAACGTGGGCGGCGACACGGTCGAGAACGAGAACGAGAAGGAAGTCGGCCCTTACGACCTCAGAGACGCGATGGCCATGTCGGTCAACACCTACTTCGTCCAGATGCTGGGTGAGATCGGCATGTGCCCGGTCGTCGACATGACCAACAAGCTCGGCGTGATCATGGGCAACGACAAGAAGCTGCCCGAGAACCCCTCCGCGCTCACGCTCGGCTCGCAGGGCATGTCCCCGCTGACCATGGCCAACGCCTACGCGGCCTTCGCCAACCGCGGCACGTACTGCACCCCGACCGCCATCGAGTCGATCAAGACGGCGGACGGCAAGAGCCTGAAGGTGCCGCAGACCAGCTGCGCCAAGGCGATGTCGGAGCGCACCGCCGACACGATCAACACCCTGCTGCGCGGTGTGATCGACTCCGGTACGGGTCAGCAGGCCGGCCTGCAGTCCCGCGACAGCGCGGGCAAGACCGGTACGACGGACAGCCGCCGGAACGCCTGGTTCGTCGGGTACACGCCGAACATGTCCGGCGCGGTCTGGGTGGGCAGCCCCCTCCAGGACGTGAAGATGGAGTTCATCACGATCGGTGGCGAGTACCACGAGAAGGTCTTCGGCGGAAAGGTCCCGGGGCCGATCTGGAAGGACGCGATGACGGGCGCGCTGGAGGGCCAGCCCGCTCCGGACTTCATCGAGGTGCCCATCCCGAACGCGCCGAAGCCGGGCGACAAGAACAAGGGCCGCGGCGACAACAAGCCGGGCGGCCCGACGACGGGCGGCGGCGACACCGACCCGTTCCCCGGCATCTCCCTCCCGCCGGACCTGATCGGCGGCGGTGGCAACACCGGCGGCGGGAACGGCAACGGTGGCGGCAACGGGAACGGCGGCTGGGGCCGCTGATCCGCAGGGCATGAGAAAGGGGCGTCCGCTGTCGGCGGACGCCCCTTTCTGCTGTGCGTCTTCTGGCGCGTGCGTCTTCTGGCGTGTGCCTTCTGCTGTGCGGCCTGGCGCGCGCACCCGGCGGGGCGCGCTACCCCACGAAGACGCGCAACGCGGCGGGGACGCGTGTCACCCCGCGAGGAGCTGCTTGACCACGGCGGCGACCCGGCCGCCCTCGGCGCGGCCCGCGACCTTCGGGTTCACGATCTTCATGACGGCACCCATCGCGCGCGGCCCCTCGGCGCCGCCCGCCTTGGCCTCCTCCACGGCCTGCGCGACGATCTGCCGCAGCTCGTCGTCCGTCAGCTGCTTCGGCAGGTACGCGTCGAGAACGACACCCTCCGCCTGCTCACGCTCGGCCTGCTCGGGGCGACCGCCCTGGGCGAACGCCTCGGCGGCCTCACGGCGCTTCTTCGCCTCCTTGGCGATCACCTTCTGCACCTCGTCGTCGGACAGCTCACGGGCCGTCTTGCCCGCGACCTCCTCCTTGGAGATGGCGGCGAGGGTGAGCCGGAGCGTCGAGGAGCGCAGCTCGTCGCGTGCCTTGATCGCCTCGGTGAGGTCTTCCTGGAGCTTGGACTTGAGCGTGGTCATGCGGACAAGTGTGGCAGGTGAGGCACGGGACCCGCCCGCGCATTTCACGGGCGTCGGCGCCGCTCCCACCCACCGACCGGCCGTCGCAGGGCACTGCCCGGGTCTGCGACGATGGACCCCATGCGCGCGCGATACGGAGTTCCCCTCGGCATCACAGCACTCGGCGTGGCGGGAGTGGCCTACGCCGCCGGTTTCGAGGCGAGGTCCTTCCGCCTCCGACGCATCAGCGTGCCCGTACTGCCGCCGGGGGTACGGCCCCTGAGGGTGCTGCAGGTCTCCGACATCCACATGGTGTCCGGGCAGCGCAAGAAGCGCGCCTGGCTCCAGTCGCTGGCGGGGCTGCGCCCCGACTTCGTCGTCAACACCGGCGACAACCTGTCGGACCCGGAGGGCGTGCCCGAAGTCCTGGACGCCCTGGGACCCCTGATGGAGTACCCCGGTGTGTACGTGTTCGGCTCCAACGACTACTACGGCCCCAAGCTGCGCAACCCGGCCCGCTACCTGTTCGAGAAGGTGCAGGGCCGCCACGGGCTGAACGGCAACCCTCCGGCGGTGGGCGCCGTCCACAACCCGTGGGAGCAGATGCGGGACGCCTTCGACACGGCGGGCTGGCTGGACCTGACCAACACGCGCGGCCGCCTGAAGCTGGACGGCCTGGAGCTGGCCTTCACCGGTCTGGACGACCCGCACATCAAGCGCGACCGGTACGAGAAGGTGGCCGGCGGGCCGGAGCCGGACGCCGATCTGTCTGTGGGCGTCGTCCACGCGCCGTACCTGCGTTCCCTCGACGCCTTCACGGCCGACGGCTACCCGCTGATCCTCGCGGGTCACACGCACGGCGGTCAGCTGTGCGTCCCCTTCTACGGGGCGCTGGTCACCAACTGCGACCTGGACACCGGCCGCGCGAAGGGCCTGTCCACCCACAGGGCGGGCGGCCACACGGCGTACCTGCACGTCTCGGCCGGGTGCGGCACGAACCGCTATACGCCGGTCCGCTTCGCATGCCCGCCGGAGGCCACGCTGCTGACGCTTACGCCACGCGACTGACGGCTGCCGCACCCGGCGGCGGCGACGCGCTTACGGTGGGGACATGACTGCCCCGTTTTGGACGTATGTGCCCGTTTCCGCAGTGGTCCCGCCGGTGCGCCGCCCGTACGCCGCCGCCTTCCGTGCACTGATCGCCCTGGCGGCGCTCACGGGCGTCGTCATCGCCGCGGTCCTGGGCAGCCCGGCGCGGGTGCTCAGCCACTTCACGGTGCAGAGCAACGTGCTGGTCGCCGCGGTCTTCGCGGTGTCGGCCCGCCGCGCCTGGGCGGGCCGCCCACCGGTGCGGCCCCGGATCACCGGGGCGGTGCTCCTGTACATCGCGATCACGGCCGTGGTCCACCACCTGGTCCTGGCCGGAGCCGCCGCCCCGGCGGGCTGGGCGGCCGTCGCCGACCACCTCCTCCACACGCTGGTCCCCATCGGCGTGGCCCTGGACTGGCTCCTCCTGGTCCGCCCCTGCGGGCTGCGCCCCCTGGACGCGGCACTGTGGCTGGTGTACCCGGCGGTGTACGTGCTCTTCGTCCTGGCCCGCGGCTTCGCCCTGCCCCCGGGCACCGCAGGCCGCTACCTCTACCCGTTCCTGGACCCCCTGACCCACGGCTACCGCGTGGTGATCGCCCACGCCCTGGTCCTCGGCCTCTCCTTCTACGCCCTGTCCCTGGCGGTCACGGCCCTGGACTGGATCCGCCCCCACGTACGGGGCCGCCAAAACCGGATTTCGTCTCAGGGCGCGGGTGGGCTAAAGTAAACGTCGTCGCCAGGACAACAACGGGCGACACCGGGGTGTAGCGCAGCTTGGCAGCGCGCTTCGTTCGGGACGAAGAGGTCGTGGGTTCAAATCCCGCCACCCCGACAGCCAAAACACCAGGTGAGGCACCTACTGAATTCAGTAGGTGCCTCACCTGTTTCGTCTGCGTGTCTATCTGCGTGACTACCGCCTCGGCGCGGCCTCCGACCCCGTCCCGAAGATCCCGTCCATGGCGACCGCGCCCGTCTGGATCACTGGACGGATCTGCTTCCGGTAGACCTCCTCGGTCACAGCCGTACTGGAGTGGCCGACGAGCCGGGAAATCTCCTCCAGCGGGATCCCCTGGTCCGACAAGATCGACACGAAGGACGTTCGCGTCTCCCGGGTCGTCCACTCGTGCGGCTTGAGATCGACGTCGGGAAATCGTCGGGCGGCCTCAGCAAGCACCTTACGGAACTCACGCCGTACGTTCGCGGCGTCCAGCTGCGTACCCACGGCCGACGCGAAGACGAGCCCGCTTTCCTGCCAGTGATCACCGGCCGCAACGCGCTGCCACCCCTGGCGCTCCCACTGGATCCTCAGCGCGTCGACAGCCCGGCCGGGCAGCGCGAGGGTACGGCGGGACTTCTTGGTCTTCGTGTCCCCAGAGCTGCGGACCGAACGCCATACCGCGATGTGCGGCGGGATCGCGGGCGTCGCGTTCGGGTCGCCTTCGAGGTCGACGTGGTCCCAACGCAGTGACCGCATCTCCTCCGTCCGTCCCCCAGTGAGAAGGGACACCACGATGTACGCGTAAAGGGGTGAGTCCGCAGCCGTCGTGAGTACGGCCTCTGCCTGCTTGATGGTGAGAGACTTCGAGGGCCGTCCGGGACGGCCGACGGGGACTGAGCACAGCTCGACAACGTTGCGCTTGACCTTGTCCCGAGCCATGGCCCGCTTCACCGATCGGTTCAGACACGAGCGAATCGCTTCCAAGCTGCGAGTGCTCAGTACCTTGGCCTTGCCCGCCAGCCACCTGTCCACGTCTTCAGCACTGAGATCACGCAGCTTGCGTGCCCCCAAGGCGGGAATGACGTGGGTGTTGGACAGGATCGTGTTCGTCTTGACCGTGCCCTCGTCCCGACCGGCGAGCCCGTACGCGAGCCAATCCGTCACTGCGTCCTTGACCGTGTAGGTGGCCGGAGCGATCGCAAGTCCGTCCTCGTAGTCCCGCAGTACGTCCTTGAGCTTGGTCTTTGCCTCAGTTTTCGTCTTGCCGCTGGCCCGCTTCACGATCCGCTTGCCACTGGGGTCATAGCCGAGGCTCGCCGTGGCGATCCAGCGTTGTCGCTTGTCGTCCCAGTGAAGGCCGCCGTCCCCACGACTGCGCCGCTTGGCCATCAGGCGGCCTCCTCAAGACGGGCCTGAAGGTAGTCGTGCAGCGCGCTCGCGGGGATGCGGCGGGAACGCCCCTCCGTGATGGAGACGAGGCGCTTCGAGCGGATCAGGTCGTAGACCTTTGTGCGACCGAGCTTGAGCCGCGCCATGACCTCCGGCACGGTCAGCAGCTCAGGTGGTGCGGTGGTCATTCAGCGGCTCCTTCCATGTGGAATTGGTCAGCTAGCGCCTCCCGGGCGGCTTCGCGGTTTTGCTCGATGTCCCGGCGGATGTTGGCGGCGAGCCAGGATTCGCCGGGGGTGTGGCCGTGTCCGGCGTAGGCCCAGTGGGCGACGACGAGGGTGGTGGCCTCGGGGTGGTCGTCGGGGTGGGGCAGGCCGAGAGCTTCGCGCTGCTGGGCGGCGCGGTAGTCGGCGCGGGCCTGGCGGAGGGCGGACAGGGTGGTGGAGTAGCTGCGGGATTTGGTGGAGAAGTGGCCGCGGAAGCCGAGCATGTGGGCCCAGTCGCGGAGCTTGCGGCCGGGGTAGAGCGGGTGCAGGTCCAGGCAGGCTTCGATCAACCGGCGGGGGTGGTCGGGGACGCCGAGCAGGACCAGTGCTTCCTTGTTGCCGACGCGGTGGTCGACCGTGCCCGTGGTCTCGGCGGCTTTGGTGGCGTACTTGGCGACGTACGAGGCCACGGCCTGTTCGGTGATCTCTTCGCCGTGGTTGAAGGCGCCGATGGGCTGGACGTCGAGCTGGGTGCCCCAGCGGAGGGTGCGCGCGGGCTGGTCTCCGGCGGCGGGCACGTCGACGCGTACGCGGGCGGCAGCGGCGTGGATGGCGTCCCTGAGGAGATCCAGGGTGGCCCATGCCGGGGGCGGGGTGTCCGGCCCGTCGGGGCCGTCGAAGCGGATGACGGCGTGGAAGTGGACGGCGCCGCG is a window encoding:
- a CDS encoding ArsA family ATPase, producing the protein MTTVEAAAPVPQGSLPAPERLAVDPLLDDPATRIIVCCGAGGVGKTTTAAALGVRAAERGRKVVVLTIDPARRLAQSMGIDELDNVPRRVPGTRGAGELHAMMLDMKRTFDEIVEAHADPERARAILANPFYQSLSAGFAGTQEYMAMEKLGQLRARDEWDLIVVDTPPSRSALDFLDAPKRLGSFLDGKLIKVLMAPAKVGGRAGMKFLNVGMSMMTGTLGKLLGGQLLRDVQTFVAAMDTMFGGFRTRADATYRLLQAPGTAFLVVAAPERDALREAAYFVERLAAERMPLAGLVLNRVHGSGAARLSAERALAAAENLDEVRIVDQGGGQTRVGGPAATSPEAPAPESTTQAGSADGASPAVAELTAGLLRLHAERMQVLAREQRTRDRFTALHPDVAVAEVAALPGDVHDLAGLRAIGDRLATGGGSATAGAV
- a CDS encoding IS110 family transposase; the protein is MIYCGIDRAERTHDVALVDDTGQLLAKRHITDDAAGYKILLELLAEYGDSEESPMPVAIETSRGLLVAVLRTGTRKVFAINPMAAARYRDRHSVSRKKSDPGDALVLANILRTDMHAHRPLPDDSDLGRAIAVLARAQQDSLWNRQQLANQLRSLLREYYPAALAAFAAWTNGLCRPEARELLKTAPTPTRAARLTRTQIQAALKRAGRQRGIDAEADRLREVFRAEWAHQPPLVEDALGKQMLALFIQLDAACTAADQLAEAVEEAFPQHPDAEILLSFPGLGIQLAARVLAEIGDDRTRFADARGLKAYAGSSPITRASGKKSAITRRWVKNDRLNHAGYLWAFASLRASTGANAHYRRRREQGDWHAAAQRNLFNRTIGQLYHCLQKRELFHEQSAFLASPSASEAAAA
- a CDS encoding WhiB family transcriptional regulator encodes the protein MGWVADWSAQAACRTTDPDELFVQGAAQNRAKAVCTGCPVRTECLADALDNRVEFGVWGGMTERERRALLRRRPTVTSWRRLLETARTEYERSAGILPVALNDDETYETYAAVG
- a CDS encoding transglycosylase domain-containing protein, with protein sequence MPKKRSGGGLTRTQQAAKFLGVSVLSGVVLAGIALPAAGALGLAAKGTVQGFDEIPANLKRPPLSQRTTILDAQGGQIATVYSRDRKVVPLGDISPYMQKAIVAIEDSRFYEHGAIDLKGVLRALNRNAQSGGVAQGASTLTQQYVKNVFVEEAGDDPDKVAQATQQTLGRKIQELKYAIQVEEELGKKKILENYLNITFFGQQAYGIESASQRYFSKRAKDLTLEEAAMLAGLVQSPSRYDPVNDAQEATKRRNIVLQRMVAVGDISQAEADRAKAVPIKLKVTKPKNGCITARDGAGFFCDYVREVFLSDPVFGKTREDRAKIWNRGGLTIRTTLDPQAQKAAQESIKSHVYQDDKVATAVTMVQPGTGKILAMGQSKPYGFGKNETQINYSVNQGMGGSNFGFPTGSTFKPFVAAAALEQGKPPTQVYPSPYKMPYPASVQSCSGKPWLNVGGDTVENENEKEVGPYDLRDAMAMSVNTYFVQMLGEIGMCPVVDMTNKLGVIMGNDKKLPENPSALTLGSQGMSPLTMANAYAAFANRGTYCTPTAIESIKTADGKSLKVPQTSCAKAMSERTADTINTLLRGVIDSGTGQQAGLQSRDSAGKTGTTDSRRNAWFVGYTPNMSGAVWVGSPLQDVKMEFITIGGEYHEKVFGGKVPGPIWKDAMTGALEGQPAPDFIEVPIPNAPKPGDKNKGRGDNKPGGPTTGGGDTDPFPGISLPPDLIGGGGNTGGGNGNGGGNGNGGWGR
- a CDS encoding site-specific integrase, which codes for MAKRRSRGDGGLHWDDKRQRWIATASLGYDPSGKRIVKRASGKTKTEAKTKLKDVLRDYEDGLAIAPATYTVKDAVTDWLAYGLAGRDEGTVKTNTILSNTHVIPALGARKLRDLSAEDVDRWLAGKAKVLSTRSLEAIRSCLNRSVKRAMARDKVKRNVVELCSVPVGRPGRPSKSLTIKQAEAVLTTAADSPLYAYIVVSLLTGGRTEEMRSLRWDHVDLEGDPNATPAIPPHIAVWRSVRSSGDTKTKKSRRTLALPGRAVDALRIQWERQGWQRVAAGDHWQESGLVFASAVGTQLDAANVRREFRKVLAEAARRFPDVDLKPHEWTTRETRTSFVSILSDQGIPLEEISRLVGHSSTAVTEEVYRKQIRPVIQTGAVAMDGIFGTGSEAAPRR
- a CDS encoding Pr6Pr family membrane protein produces the protein MTAPFWTYVPVSAVVPPVRRPYAAAFRALIALAALTGVVIAAVLGSPARVLSHFTVQSNVLVAAVFAVSARRAWAGRPPVRPRITGAVLLYIAITAVVHHLVLAGAAAPAGWAAVADHLLHTLVPIGVALDWLLLVRPCGLRPLDAALWLVYPAVYVLFVLARGFALPPGTAGRYLYPFLDPLTHGYRVVIAHALVLGLSFYALSLAVTALDWIRPHVRGRQNRISSQGAGGLK
- a CDS encoding helix-turn-helix domain-containing protein, which codes for MTTAPPELLTVPEVMARLKLGRTKVYDLIRSKRLVSITEGRSRRIPASALHDYLQARLEEAA
- the repSA gene encoding replication initiator protein RepSA; amino-acid sequence: MTNAATVAGLDATTLADVLRVAASGDFDRWQEQIRRTGGCTDPIRLIGATKTIDPATGTVLHSYSTDHEPGGMLRVACGNRRASRCPACAWTYAGDTYHLIRAGLLGDPAKGTPDTVRDHPRVFATLTAPSFGPVHNRPGNRPCRCGTHHSQDAPELGTPLEPATYDYAAAVLWNNHASDLWRYFTIYLRREIARRAGLTQKAAREESRLSFGKVAEYQKRGAVHFHAVIRFDGPDGPDTPPPAWATLDLLRDAIHAAAARVRVDVPAAGDQPARTLRWGTQLDVQPIGAFNHGEEITEQAVASYVAKYATKAAETTGTVDHRVGNKEALVLLGVPDHPRRLIEACLDLHPLYPGRKLRDWAHMLGFRGHFSTKSRSYSTTLSALRQARADYRAAQQREALGLPHPDDHPEATTLVVAHWAYAGHGHTPGESWLAANIRRDIEQNREAAREALADQFHMEGAAE
- a CDS encoding metallophosphoesterase produces the protein MRARYGVPLGITALGVAGVAYAAGFEARSFRLRRISVPVLPPGVRPLRVLQVSDIHMVSGQRKKRAWLQSLAGLRPDFVVNTGDNLSDPEGVPEVLDALGPLMEYPGVYVFGSNDYYGPKLRNPARYLFEKVQGRHGLNGNPPAVGAVHNPWEQMRDAFDTAGWLDLTNTRGRLKLDGLELAFTGLDDPHIKRDRYEKVAGGPEPDADLSVGVVHAPYLRSLDAFTADGYPLILAGHTHGGQLCVPFYGALVTNCDLDTGRAKGLSTHRAGGHTAYLHVSAGCGTNRYTPVRFACPPEATLLTLTPRD
- a CDS encoding GatB/YqeY domain-containing protein, whose protein sequence is MTTLKSKLQEDLTEAIKARDELRSSTLRLTLAAISKEEVAGKTARELSDDEVQKVIAKEAKKRREAAEAFAQGGRPEQAEREQAEGVVLDAYLPKQLTDDELRQIVAQAVEEAKAGGAEGPRAMGAVMKIVNPKVAGRAEGGRVAAVVKQLLAG